ACAAGTTCCTGGTGAACAACTAAGAGCCATCTTATATTGCTTGAATGGTCcccaagacaccatgaccaacaactCAAGGGGGGTGTCCCAGACTTGGCACTGGACTTTTAAATTGGCAACCTATGGCTTctgagagctctctctctctctctctctctctctctctcacacacacacacacacacacacactcacacacacacacacacacacacttttaggaagcttataaaatagtatgtttccatatggctttttagAATAACTTTAGAGTTAATTATCCTTGCCCCACCCACTACTCCACCCTACCTTTGAGTCTCCCTCTTCACTTAAACACCCCTTTCACTATCCCCTTTCATTTCCACCTGTGTTCTACTATTCcttctttaaaacatttcttccctctccccctagtggctccttttcattttcctggTGTGTTagtatttctattgctgtgatgaaacaccagaatcaaaagcaatttgggaaggAATGGCTTCATTTTATCTTACCACTCTCAGATCACACTGCATCACTGAGGGAATTCGGGGCAGGAATtaaaagcagaggccatggagtgttgggagccgactttagtagaaagcggctagatcaactttgcagccatctggaaccatataccctgatgaaagacttggttttcaaaagcctataacagctgaagcacactctgataaatatattgtttatcccacatagcttgttttgctgtttagtgacctcagctgtatggtgcacgtggtaaagtgttttcacctgtgttctcctgcttgcgtatataaatacctcagaattcccttcaataagggagacttgagaaaatagaagagactgaatcacaccctgtcttgtctccattcttcgagtttcttgccccaagagccccactctctctcgaccagagcacttagccccaaaagtgttgaggcaaaaccGTTGAGGTAGAGTAAAGACCGCAACAATGGAGGAGAGCTGCTTATTTGCTTGTCCACCAatggcttgctcaccctgctttcttatacaacccaggaccaccagcccaggattGCCCTGCCAACAATAAACAGGCCCCTCCTGCCTCAATTATTAATTAAGACAATACCTCTGCAGACATTAATACAAGCCCATCTgttgaaaagcatttttttttaaattaagatattCTCTTCCCCGTTATATCTAGGTTGCATCCAGTTGATAAAAACCCACTTGTATATCTGACTCCACAAGTACACCAAGTTAAACATGCAAAACTAAAGATTTGGTGCCAGGATCCACATATTAGTGAGAGCACAAtgagtttgtttttctgtcaccAGACATTTTATATACAATTATTTAATCATCTTTCAGATTATATCCTCTGGGATCTGTGGCACTGATAATCATATCCTAGAAGGTAAAGTGAAAATGCCATTTCCTGCCATCTTGGGCCACGAGGGAGCTGGAGTCGTGGAGAGTATTGGACAAGGTGTAACTACTGTAAAGCCAGGTGGGTGATTAGGCGTGATACTAATGTTATCTAGAGGTGCAGGAATGGGCTGGCTACTCTGCCAATTAAAACATTAATAGACAGGGATGGAAGTACCAGCAGAGCCATCATGTGATAACTAAGAAATCAGGGTCCCTCTTGATGTTTTTAGCTGTATTAATGAAAAGAATTCAAGATCAATCACAAGCAAGCTTGGGGACAAAGAATGGACTCAAATGGAAGTGTGAAGATGGTTTATTGGAGCCTTAAAGGGAAACCCCAGGTCAGGCAAgctggaagggagaggagggatggagaagagaaggaacGAAAGGCATGTTGCTTGTCCTGAGGCAGCATGGAGGTCAGTTCTCTGGTCACAAATCAAGGAGGAGTGCTTCAGAATAAAGAGTAGGGAAGCCTACACATTAAATTATCTAGTATAAGAGCACATATAGGCTATGGCCAGCCAGCATCTtcgagaaaaagaagaaatagtcAGGTCTTCCTAGGCTGCCCTCAGACAGGTGAGCAGACCCCAAGCCTCAGGATGAGTTGCGTGATAGGGATGGCTTTGTGTTTTAGGCATTCTGGAAAGGAAAAGCACATTGTCTTTGGGTGAACCTTTGGGTGCCCAGTGTATTCACTCTTACAGAAGGGGTCAAGGGCGTATCTATATAGAGGCAGATTCAATTCTTTACAATATAGCACCAATTCCTTCCCTAGTTCCTACTCTGATTCTTCCCCCAAGGTAAAATAAAGATCTCAGAACTCAAGACAGGTGTGGgggtgcatgccttttatcccagctcttgggaggcagaagcaggcagatctctaagtgttagaagccagcctggtctacatagtgagtaccaggacTCACTATGGGCTCACTCAAGGGCTAAAACCCaaacccccgccccccaaaaatgttttaaaactcaaCATATATTGACAAAACTGCATCAAGACACcagatatagtatagaatataggcAACCTGGGATCCAGAATCCCAGATTAAAGACGGAGTTCAGTGGTGTGATACTTACCTACAATGCATAAGGCTGTGTCCCTCACACCAGCCTACCCTACATTAAACTAAGAATtacaatatatacaatgtatcACAATATCAGTAAACATAGAATATGTATGACTACAGAAcctttttctacacacacacacacacacacacaccacgtgccCTAATCTTTTTAATTGTGCAAACAGAGTAGCATCGTGTGTTAGAGTTTCTTCTAGGATTTATCCTTACCTTCCCCATGCTACGGACCTTCATGTTTCAAACACTTGATAGTATTATTCTAACAAGAATAATTATTATAACAATTATTATAGTGATATAATAATTACTATTGTCATAgacttctttgtttctctttatgtGCATGGTGAGCATGCTATGTCAGAGATATGGGTGAACATATCTTTCCACAATGTCAGAGTGAACGGAATAACAATATGTTCACATAATACAGCACTTTTGTTGGCAGCAATCTGCTAGTCATGGCTGACTGCCTTGATATCAAGCACTGGCTGAGGCAGATAGGAGTTGTTGATTCCCATCCTAATTACTAATCTTAACTCTCTGATCACATGATGCGCATCACCCGGTAaatacatttgtttgtgtgttgagaGTACGGACTACAGAATGAATAGATATGTAGGTTGCAGCGGCAAGGGATTTCTAGGAACCTAGGAGGCAAAGCTGGAAAActgaaggaaatataaataagcaGAGGCTGTGGGAGGGGTGAGGTCTACCAGATGGTGCTCTTCCTGCATTCACTTAGGAGCAGAGTCATCCTCCTCCAGGCTCAAAATGGAGTCAAACGCTACTTGTAAAGTCAAGTCTTTGGGGGCAATCAGTCTGAAAATCCAGTTTTATggaagaactcaaggcagggcaCAGACTGATCTCAATCatgtataaagaaataaatactctGAAAAAGACCAATTACCTTGTTTAATTTAGCTAAATAGGATTAAGAGCACAAACTGTCTTTCCTCAAGTTCCAGCATAATACAGCACCTCCTAACGTGTACCGATTTTAATTTAGCTTCCAATTAAAATTGGAAGAATTTTAATTCAATCTTCTAATAAATATCGACTTCTACAAAGGTATCGTTCTACTTTCCTCCTGGAACACTGAGCCAAATCAACAAGACGTCTTTTATGTATCACCAATACTGAGGTCACTCCTACACATAACTGTCTCTTACCTTTGAACCTCAATGTCATGAGATATAAATACCCAGATTCTTCTTTATCTTGCAGatctatttatattaaaattgattatttttatcCCATGGTGAAATGATGATTAACTTCAGTTACAATGTTACATACAACTCTTCTTATGACAAATTGATGACATCTGCCAGAAACAGTTCCCAGTAGCATTAACTGTTCTTCAGGTCTGCCATAACTTTCCCATAactttctctattctttttcttcaggAGATAAAGTCTTAATGTTCCCTCTTCCGGAATGTCGAGAGTGCATCTACTGCCTCCACCCGAAGGGCAACTTCTGTATTAAAGAAAAGTCAGTTTCAATTTCTTTGACTTCTCACCTCATTTGCTTTCCTCATAGACGGTTTGACTCAACCCTGATAATAtcgctttgtttctttttgttgttattgctctGTGTCTGGGGAGCAGTATTCTCTCTCCAACAGGGTTAATGTTGGATGGGACCAGCAGATTTACCTGCAGAGGGAAGAAAATCTATCATCTTTACGGGACCAGCACGTTCACGGAATATACCGTGGTAGATGAGATAGCAGTGGCAAAGATTGATGATGCAGCTCCTATGGATACAGTCTGTATTATAAGCTGCGAGGTGTCAACAGGCTTTGGAGCTGTGTTTAACACAGCTCAGGTGAGTGTTCCTTCCTTTTATGTTCTTTCCAGTGACTGACTGTCTACATGGTAAACAAGGAGCCACATAGCCGGAAGGTTCCTTCGTCATGGACAAAACCAAAGGacttttttcttcactttatttcCTACTAATACAAGATCACTGTTGAAAGTCTAACAGTGGTTTATCCTTTAAAACTACAGGTCACTCCTGGCTCTTCCTGTGTGGTTTTTGGACTTGGAGGAATTGGCTCTGCCATTGTCATGGCCTGCAAAGCCTCTGGTGCATCTAGAATCATCGGGGTTGACATCAACGAGCAGAAGTTCCCTCGGGCCAGAGCCTTGGGGGTCACTGATTGTCTCAACCCTAACAAGCTCAAGAAACCTGTCCAGGAGGTGGTGAAGGAGATGACGGGTGTTGGTGTTGACTTTGCCTTCGAGGCCATCGGACTCATTGATACCATGGTGTGTGTCTTGGGCACAATGGGGACACAACACATTAACATATTAActtcagaaagaaaggaatgtcctgtaatttgttttatttgggaGGATTGTTGCAAATTGAGCCAAGATCGTCCAGCATCCTGAGCACAGTTCTCCACCTCTGCAGTCCTGATGTAGGGCTATAAATTTTTACCTAGCATTTTTGAGCACGTTGAGGTACCTTACATTGTTCTGAGCTATTAGCCTATTCTAGTCCATTACACTTCTGGATAATTAATAACactgtcttcattttaaagattGAAGATATTAATTACAGTGACTTTAAACAGCTCACTCAAGGTATCATAGTAAACATACTCCATGCTGTTTGATCATGGAATGTCTCCCAGATTTCCCTGAAAGTATGCCTTAGCACAGTTATCAACTTATGGAATACAAACTGTGCACCCAGTCATGCCTGGCCACCCATCCTCAATAGGCTAATTTAAAAGGccaaattaaaagtagaaaataaaaaagggaaatttATTCAGTGTGGCCACATTGGGACAAGGGACAAAAGAACCCCCAAATCTATCTTCTAGATCCTGAAGTGAGAGCAAggtttaaatatatacacacatctaaGCAATCCTGGTCACTGTATGATCTCACCTACTCTTGGCCAATCCTTGTCTGGGCTTCAGTCTCATCCTGTAAGGAAGTCTAACAAGCTGTTAGATCCTGTGTAAAATCTTTCTCCAGGAGATAAGTCGCCCCTCTGGTGAGGCCCTTTTCCTCTCCTAGCATGAGATTTATGAGAAAAATGCCCATTTCTTTGAGATCACTTGTTTCAATAGTCTGCATGTCTGATGGAGAGGTGCAAGGGCCTCTTTAGAACATCTTCACTTCTAGCAGGCCAGTTACAAGTTACATGGACATGTAAATGCTGCTGAGATATTATTAACTGCCCTGTTTCTGCATTTAGGTTGCGGCTTTGAAGTCATGCAACAGGAGCTACGGAGTGTGTGTGATAATGGGAGTGGCTCCCTCTGGTTCCCAGCTCTCTTTCGACCCAATGGTGCTTCTCCCTGGGAGAACCCTAAAATCTTCTGTTTTGGGAGGTAGGCCTCTCTCTTACTAAAACCCTAATTCAGCCTGCATGCTCTttggaaggaaacaaggaaggaagacaggaagaaatagaAGGCAAGACAGTATATCAACAATGATaagttgagggctggagagatggctcagcgattaagagcactgactgctcttgcagaggtcctgagttcaattcccagcaaccacatggtggctcacaaccatctgtaatgggatccaatgcccctttctggtgtgtctgaagacagctacagtgtactcacatacataaaataaatatatgaatattttaacaaaaaatgaTAAGATGAGGCAGGCATGGAGTCTCATGCCtgcattccagcactcaggatgcagatgCAGGAAGTCTTTCACACAGTCAGGGCTAGCCTGGACTTCACAATGAAATTCAGGCAGTCAggtatacacagaaaaaccttattccaacttccaaaaaaaaaaaaaaaaacgtaagtCTTTCTATCTTCCCAGAAATAGTGTGTTCCCTGTAGAAACAAACAGAGTACTAGTCTAACACTGATAAGATATAGGAAGGTGCCCATTGGAAGCCTGACTTTCTGTACTGGGTTACAAGCCAGGGATGGTATATGGACCACTCCCCCACAGAGAGGAATATATCACTGATTTGATCCCTGTGTTCTTACCTTGATACTCAAcctacttttctattttaaaacacaacaGATCATTATGATGGGCTCataattcattctctcttctctaaaTACCTCCAGATTCTATTCCATCACTGGTCATATACCCCATATGCTTCCAAGACTAACATGTCTTGGGGAACCTGCACAGTGTTAAATGTTCTGAGGCCATGTTGTCTAATGCTGTGACTTCTGGTCACATGTGGCTATTGACCACTCAGAATATGGCTAGTGGGACCAGAAGGCTAATGAGTCAGttatctttacttttatttaaattcaaaGAACTATGGTAAATGTCATAGCACATGCCTTATTAcaagcactaggaaggcagagagaagtagatttctgtgagttcaaggctactctgATCTGTATCGTGACTAACTTTCAGGGTAGCCAGGGCAACATACTGAGACCTTGCCTAATAAGTAGATAAATGTAAGCAACCAAGTATGACTACCATTGCCTTACTATTATATAGTACAGTTCATACTATCTTATACCATGGTCTGAGCTAGAATGCTCAAGCAAGACTGATGATGACTGGTGACTGGTCATTGGTGATTAATGCTTGATTAATTGATGATTGTTAACTTAAGGTCTGGAATTGAAAACCTTGGCTTTTGGCTGTCAGAGTTCTCAGTGGGCATTACCCTTAAGCAAGTCATTCAAACTCTTAATCCCAGTCCTGGCTGAGCGGTAGCTTTTCTTACGTCGTAAGTATAAATGAGAAATACACATGTTAAAGCGTTTAACACTTCAGCAAAAAATAAGCCATCAGTTGAAGTGTTGGTTATGGGAGCCCACAACCCAAGAAAACATGGGGCCCGAGACTGCCAAAGATAACCAAAATGGTTTGAATTTGCTTTGGTGGCAACATGTTATAAGAAAAagatgtttgttttgcttttattaaaatattttttgttctttttttcttttgtgtgagtgttttgctgcATGTCTATATGCATCGTTTGTATGTTAGGTGCTCTCAAAGATTAAATAGAAGAGGGTCTCAGAGCCTCTAAATCTGAAGCTACAGATGGTCATGAGTGACTATTCGAGTGCTAGGAATTGgtcccaggtcctttggaagagacacaagtgctcttaagcattgagccatctctccaacccaagtcAGGAtatttttatcaaagcaacaggaaaaagaaactgaaattgaCATCAAATAGGAAGATATGGGATTTGTATAGCCAAGATGAGCTCAAGTGTGTGCCATAGGATTCAGACCCATGCCTGTATCTATCAGGTACAGTCTTCTGGTTTAGCGCAAAGGTCTCCACTGTCTGCAGCAAGAGCAGTACCCACTCAGCAATATAGAAGCTGGGAAGTAAACATCAGGGGAAAAATTGCCTGCTGGGCCATCACTGGGGCATTGGCCTCAAGGTCTTCCTGTCCCCAGACAAGACTCTCTGCTGCCTTCCTCTCATGAGACTGACATCCTCCAAGTTTTGTAGTTTCTTTCC
Above is a genomic segment from Arvicanthis niloticus isolate mArvNil1 chromosome 4, mArvNil1.pat.X, whole genome shotgun sequence containing:
- the LOC117707759 gene encoding alcohol dehydrogenase 1-like, which translates into the protein MEQAGLDTKTVGNVITCRAAVAWTTNAPLSIEEVQIDPPKAGEVRIKIISSGICGTDNHILEGKVKMPFPAILGHEGAGVVESIGQGVTTVKPGDKVLMFPLPECRECIYCLHPKGNFCIKENILSPTGLMLDGTSRFTCRGKKIYHLYGTSTFTEYTVVDEIAVAKIDDAAPMDTVCIISCEVSTGFGAVFNTAQVTPGSSCVVFGLGGIGSAIVMACKASGASRIIGVDINEQKFPRARALGVTDCLNPNKLKKPVQEVVKEMTGVGVDFAFEAIGLIDTMVAALKSCNRSYGVCVIMGVAPSGSQLSFDPMVLLPGRTLKSSVLGGYKTRDEIPKLVTDYVQKRINIDPLVTHRLPFPKINDGFKLLREGKCIRCILSMRP